A genomic stretch from Anabrus simplex isolate iqAnaSimp1 chromosome 2, ASM4041472v1, whole genome shotgun sequence includes:
- the natalisin gene encoding uncharacterized protein natalisin, translated as SEEQPPPFWANRGRRERYRNGDDSLAESLDSQDLYPLSSTKTKLPGHDISPYSTNHNKAEEQASVEEIYVPWDSGRYRRVEPLFADEPHFIYLGRRKQELPVQISSSDNDHFWVARGRRYDGSSSSSPSSLEEPFWAARGRREQVGKLLWIDRNRRGIPELSSSDEPFWVSRGRRSGREVASYVDRRSSLEEPFWAARGRRSYMDPMSSEEPFWAARGRRGQRDSLSSEEPFWAARGKKSPIGHAFQDMLNKGKPRAVLMENDPFWAARGKRSNVTLQESSSSGQGKRNIAKERALRLYDPFWAARGKRDKSSLRALSMQDPFWAARGKRDMLKLRTLGLQEPFWASRGKRNLVPVRALGLQDPFWAARGKRDLESANVEDERFWSTLEQRSASHR; from the exons TCAGAGGAACAGCCACCACCATTTTGGGCCAACAGGGGAAGACGTGAGCGTTATAGGAACGGTGATGACTCATTAGCTGAGAGCCTGGATAGTCAAGATTTGTACCCTCTCTCTTCTACTAAGACGAAATTGCCCGGACACGATATATCACCATATTCGACGAACCACAATAAAGCAGAAGAACAAGCCTCAGTTGAGGAGATTTACGTTCCATGGGATAGTGGACGGTACCGGCGAGTTGAGCCGCTGTTCGCTGATGAACCACATTTCATTTATTTAGGACGACGGAAGCAGGAACTTCCAGTCCAAATTTCTAGCAGTGACAACGATCACTTTTGGGTTGCACGAGGACGCAGGTACGATGGCTCATCGAGTTCCTCACCGAGTTCCCTCGAAGAACCATTCTGGGCCGCAAGAGGTCGTCGAGAACAAGTTGGAAAATTATTATGGATTGATAGAAATCGTCGAGGAATTCCAGAGCTTTCATCATCAGACGAACCATTCTGGGTGTCGAGGGGCCGACGTAGTGGGCGTGAAGTTGCTTCTTATGTTGATCGCCGATCTTCCTTGGAGGAACCTTTCTGGGCTGCACGCGGACGTCGTTCCTATATGGACCCCATGTCTTCTGAGGAACCTTTCTGGGCAGCAAGAGGTCGGCGGGGGCAGAGAGATTCCTTGTCCTCGGAGGAACCGTTCTGGGCTGCGAGAGGAAAGAAGAGTCCAATTGGCCATGCCTTTCAGGATATGCTCAACAAG GGGAAGCCGCGAGCTGTACTGATGGAGAACGACCCATTCTGGGCAGCACGTGGTAAAAGGAGCAATGTTACCCTGCAGGAATCTTCGTCCTCAGGACAAGGCAAGCGGAACATCGCCAAGGAACGCGCTCTGAGACTATACGATCCTTTCTGGGCAGCGAGGGGAAAGCGTGACAAGTCTTCACTAAGGGCTTTGTCCATGCAAGATCCTTTCTGGGCAGCCCGAGGCAAGCGCGACATGCTTAAACTTCGCACTCTTGGATTACAAGAGCCTTTCTGGGCTTCCAGAGGCAAGCGAAATTTGGTCCCAGTGCGAGCTCTTGGGCTTCAGGATCCCTTCTGGGCTGCTCGTGGTAAGAGAGACTTGGAGAGCGCCAACGTCGAGGATGAAAGATTCTGGAGCACACTGGAGCAGCGCAGTGCCAGCCATCGCTGA